The following DNA comes from Croceicoccus sp. YJ47.
CGCCATCGCGAACGGTTCGAGCAAATGACGGTGGCGCGGCCCTTCGCAGTCAAAGGCGAAATCGCGGGCCGGGTCCGCATCGTCCGCGCCGAAATCATGGCCGATGCGCGTGATGCCGCCGGGGTGCTCGATCCAGCCATCATCGCCCGGCGCGCCCGCCGGAACGTCGCCCTCGAACATCGCGGGACCGAGCGGGTTTTGAAACAGCGCATGCTTGATATCGGTGAGCAGCAATTCCTGGTGCTGCTGCTCATGCGCGATGCCGAGTGCGATGAGTTCCGCGCAATCCTCACGGATCAGCAGCGGCTCCATCGCATCGTCGACCGCGCGGCGAAAGGCGACGACTTCCTCCAACGTGGGGCGCGAGAGCATGCCGCGCGAAAACCGGGCGATCCGCTCGCCCTCCGCCTCGTAATAGCTGTTGAAAAGATACGGGAATTTCTCGTCGAAAAGCCGATAGCCGTCGAGCCGGTCGCGCAGGAGAAAGGTTTCGAAAAACCATGTCGTGTGCGCCAGATGCCATTTGGTCGGGCTGGCATCCTCCATCGACTGTATCGTGGCGTCGGCATCGGACAGCGGCCCGGCGAGATCGAGGCTGAGCCGGGTCGCGCGGAACCGTTCGGCCAGGCTGTTCATGGCCGGGGAATCGGTCGCCCCGGCTCGTGTCGTGTCGATCTCGGGGCGTGGCGCGGCATTATCCATGCCCCTATAATGCGCGATCGGCGCCGAAGTGCCAACCGCACGCGCAAATTCATCCGATTCCGGTGCGACCGGGGCATGGCGACGGCCACGCCCCGGCTGTCATCACGCGGCTTCGGCGTCGCGCTGCCGCATTTCCATGTTCAGCATCTCGGCGAGCAGGAAGGCCAGTTCGATCGACTGCGCTCCGTTCAGACGCGGATCGCAATGGGTGCGATACCGGTCGCCCAGCGCCTCGTCCGTGATGGCGATGGCGCCGCCGGTGCATTCGGTCACGTCCTGCCCGGTCATCTCGACATGAATGCCGCCGGCGTGGGTGCCCTCTGCCCGGTGAACCGCGAAAAAGCCCTTCACCTCCGACAGGATGCGGTCGAACGGGCGGGTTTTCAGGCCGCTCGGCGATTTGATGACATTGCCGTGCATCGGGTCGCACGACCACACCACCGGGTGCCCTTCACGCTTGACCGCGCGGACCAGCGGGGCGAGGCCTGCCTCCACCTTTTCATGGCCGAACCGGCTGATGAGTGTGATCCGCCCCGGCTCGCGCGCGGGGTTGAGCGTGTCGAGCAGGCGCAGCATCGCATCGGGTTCGAGCGAGGGCCCGCATTTCATCCCGATGGGGTTGTTGACCCCGCGCAGATATTCGACATGGGCGCTGCCCTCGAACCGGGTGCGATCCCCGATCCACAGCATGTGCGCGGAGGTATCGTACCAATCGCCGGTGAGCGAATCCTTGCGGGTGAGCGCCTGTTCGTAAGGCAGCAGCAACGCTTCGTGGCTGGTGTAGAAGCTGGTCCCCTGCAATTGCGGGACGGTTGCGGGATCGACGCCGCATGCCGCCATGAAGTCCAGCGCCTCCGAAATGCGGTCCGCCGTCTGCGAAAAGCGCGCGCCCCAGTCGGAGCGGCCGATGTGGTCCTGCGTCCACTGGTGCACCTGCCGCAGATTGGCATAGCCGCCGCCCGCAAACGCGCGCAGCAGATTGAGCGTGGCCGCGTTCTGGCTATAGGCGCGGATCATGCGCTCGGGATCGGGTTGACGCCCCGTGGAATCGAAGCCGATGTCGTTGATGATGTCGCCGAAATAGCTGGGCAGCTCGGTATCGCCCTGCGTTTCGGTGGGGGCGGAGCGCGGCTTGGCGAACTGCCCCGCCATGCGTCCGACCTTCACGACCTTCTGCTTGCTCGCAAAGGTCAGCACGACGGCCATCTGAAGCAGCACGCGGAACGTGTCGCGGATATTGTCGGGGTGGAATTCGGCAAAGCTTTCCGCGCAATCGCCGCCCTGCAACAGAAATCCGCGGCCGCCCGCCACCTCGGCGAGATCGGCCTTGAGCGCGCGCGCCTCGCCCGCGAAGACGAGCGGCGGATAATGCGACAGGCGCTCCTCGACATCGTTCAGGGCCGCTGTATCGGCATAGGTCGGCAGGTGCCGCCCCTCATGCGATTTCCAGCTTTCGGGGCTCCAGTCGTTTGCCAATGTGGTCACTCCATCGCGCCGCCAGTCGTGGCGGTCTTGTCATGTTCGGTGGTGGTCGGAAGGCGCCCGCCATAGCAACGCGCATCCCGCTTTGCAAAGGTTACAATGGCAAACATCCATACGAAACGATGCTGCGCATGTCACACGCGCAACATCGCATCATTCCCCGGCCTGTTCCTCCGGCAGCACCGAAATGCGGACCGTGTCCTCGCCCCCGAGGAACATCTGCGCCAGCTTCTGCATCGTTTCGGGCGTCGTGCGCGAATAATCGTCGAGGATCGAGCGCACCTGATCGAAGCGCCGCGGATCGCGCGCCGCCCCGCCAAGCTGGTTGAGCCAGAAGCCGTTCCCGCTCGACGACCGGCTGATCAGCTGCCGCAGCGGTTCGGTGACGCGGGCGATTTCCTCCGCGCCGGGCGGGTTGGCGACAAGGTCGGCGGCGATGCCGTTGGCGACGTCGTAAAACGCCGGCACGTCCTTGGGCTGTAGCTGCGCCATGGCGATGATCATGCCGCCATCCTCGCGGTCGAGCGGCCAGCGCGAGGCGACATTGGGCGCATAGCTCGCGCCCAGCCGTTCGCGCATCGCATCGAACAGGCGATTGTTGAACAATTGCGAGAGGATCTCGACCTGCCGCGAAAGCCGCACGCGGTCACGCCCGCCGCCCGTCGGCCAGGCGATGATCGCCGCGGCCTGGTTCGCGTCGCCGCGATGGGTGAGCACGATCGGATCGCCGCCCGTTTCGGGAAAGGAGGAAAGCTGCGGCCCCATCTCCATCGCGGGACGCTGATCGAGGGCGCCGAACGTCCTTTCCAGATCGGCAACCGCCTGCCCACGGTCGAAATCGCCGAAGATTTCCACCGTCACCGGCCCGCTTGCCAGGATCGGCTCCCACACCTTGCGGAAACCTTCGGGGGTGAGCGTCTCCGCCTCCGCCGGGGTGGGCGCGTGGAAGCGCGGGTCCTCACCGCGCAGGATATATTCGAGGTCGCGCTCGATCACGCCGGCCGGGCTGGTCGCGTAGCTGCCATATCCGAGGGCCAGCGCGGCCCGCGTGCGCAGGATCGGTTGCGCATCCCAGCGCGGATCGGCCAGTTTCGCCGCGAACAGGTAAAGCTGATCGGCGAGGTCGGACTGCCGCGTTTCCGCGCTCATCACGAAATTGTCCTCCTCGATGGCGAAGCCGAGGCCGAGCTTGCGCCCGGTCGCGATGCGTTCGAGATCGTCCTGGTCGAGCTGGCCGACGCCCGCGCTCATCAACGCACCTTCGCCGAGCGTCGCATAGGGGGCGCTGTCCGCATCGAACGCGCCGTAGCCCGCACCGAACCGCACGCGCACATTGACCCGCCCCGGCTCGGCATCGTTCGCCCACAGCATCGCGCGCACGCCATTCGACAGCGTGATCGTCTCGATCCCCAAAAGGCCCGAGGGCGCTTCCTCGACCACCGTGCCCGGCGTTCCGATCGCGGGCAGGTCGGCAAAGGACAGCTGCGGTCCGTTATCGGCACTGTTGTCGAGCGCCTCGACCGGGGCGAGCAGCGCGGCGCGGAACGCGGCGGCATCCGCCTCGTCCGCATCGGGTACGATCATCAGGCCGCGCAGAACCTCGCCGGTGAAAAGCTGCCGCGTATGTCGCAGGACAGCCTGCGGCGTAACGCGGTCGCTCATCCCGCGCAGCACGTTGAGCACCGTATCGGGCGCCGCCACGGTTTCGCGAATGTCGACGGCCTGCACGATATTGTCGGCAAGGTCGCGGGTCTGCTG
Coding sequences within:
- the egtB gene encoding ergothioneine biosynthesis protein EgtB, encoding MDNAAPRPEIDTTRAGATDSPAMNSLAERFRATRLSLDLAGPLSDADATIQSMEDASPTKWHLAHTTWFFETFLLRDRLDGYRLFDEKFPYLFNSYYEAEGERIARFSRGMLSRPTLEEVVAFRRAVDDAMEPLLIREDCAELIALGIAHEQQHQELLLTDIKHALFQNPLGPAMFEGDVPAGAPGDDGWIEHPGGITRIGHDFGADDADPARDFAFDCEGPRHRHLLEPFAMARRLVTNREWEAFVADGGYRDAALWLSDGWAWVQANGIAAPMYWEGDTQFTLSGARRRDPDAPVTHISYYEADAFAQWAGARLPTEAEWEALAASEDPHAGQQLDTAGPLHPVARDGLFGSCWQWTRSAYLPYPRFRPVEGAVGEYNGKFMSGQFVLKGGSCATVRGHMRASYRNFFYPHMRWQFTGLRLAKDI
- a CDS encoding class II 3-deoxy-7-phosphoheptulonate synthase → MANDWSPESWKSHEGRHLPTYADTAALNDVEERLSHYPPLVFAGEARALKADLAEVAGGRGFLLQGGDCAESFAEFHPDNIRDTFRVLLQMAVVLTFASKQKVVKVGRMAGQFAKPRSAPTETQGDTELPSYFGDIINDIGFDSTGRQPDPERMIRAYSQNAATLNLLRAFAGGGYANLRQVHQWTQDHIGRSDWGARFSQTADRISEALDFMAACGVDPATVPQLQGTSFYTSHEALLLPYEQALTRKDSLTGDWYDTSAHMLWIGDRTRFEGSAHVEYLRGVNNPIGMKCGPSLEPDAMLRLLDTLNPAREPGRITLISRFGHEKVEAGLAPLVRAVKREGHPVVWSCDPMHGNVIKSPSGLKTRPFDRILSEVKGFFAVHRAEGTHAGGIHVEMTGQDVTECTGGAIAITDEALGDRYRTHCDPRLNGAQSIELAFLLAEMLNMEMRQRDAEAA
- a CDS encoding pitrilysin family protein, with amino-acid sequence MILNARTAMRLAVSPFALSLSAFVGIAALSPAAHAQPAPSAEASREWPQVEADRPWIYRGSDVPPDTEWDFGELENGLRYAVRFNEVPQGQVSIRVRVDAGSLHETEDERGFAHLLEHLVFRESKYLGPGETIPRWEQLGATFGNDTNAETTPTQTVYKLDVPDIDPAKADEVFRLLSGMVTAPTLSEKGVKTEVPIVLAEKRERGGAGLRVSEASRETYFAGQPLATRAPIGTEATLGAAGRRNVRAFYDRWYRPENTVISIAGDLDPALMTQLLQKYFGGWKGKGRAVPAPDFGDPVAGADARSAEGALAPVGETRVMVEPDLPRNVGYAVLRPWEKVADTIAYNEGLLLDQLAISVLNRRLEAQARAGGSYLAAQVGQDDVNRSADVTFVSVTPLSDDWQAALNDVRAVIASALATPPTEAEVQRELAEFDNAFAIGVETSSVQQTRDLADNIVQAVDIRETVAAPDTVLNVLRGMSDRVTPQAVLRHTRQLFTGEVLRGLMIVPDADEADAAAFRAALLAPVEALDNSADNGPQLSFADLPAIGTPGTVVEEAPSGLLGIETITLSNGVRAMLWANDAEPGRVNVRVRFGAGYGAFDADSAPYATLGEGALMSAGVGQLDQDDLERIATGRKLGLGFAIEEDNFVMSAETRQSDLADQLYLFAAKLADPRWDAQPILRTRAALALGYGSYATSPAGVIERDLEYILRGEDPRFHAPTPAEAETLTPEGFRKVWEPILASGPVTVEIFGDFDRGQAVADLERTFGALDQRPAMEMGPQLSSFPETGGDPIVLTHRGDANQAAAIIAWPTGGGRDRVRLSRQVEILSQLFNNRLFDAMRERLGASYAPNVASRWPLDREDGGMIIAMAQLQPKDVPAFYDVANGIAADLVANPPGAEEIARVTEPLRQLISRSSSGNGFWLNQLGGAARDPRRFDQVRSILDDYSRTTPETMQKLAQMFLGGEDTVRISVLPEEQAGE